From the Neobacillus sp. PS3-34 genome, the window CTTTCATAATTAGTTCCTTTGCACGATGTAAATCTTCCAATAAAGGAAAAACTTCCTGTTTTACCAAAAAGCTTGAAGTCACTCTTGCTTCATTTCCTACCTCAAACCTTTGAATATCGTCAGGGATGGTGAGGACCGAAACACCTTTTTTGGCATAAGCTGTCCTGATCGCCTGATTCACTACAGCAGGCAGCTGTTCAGCAGACATAATCCGTTGATTGTATACAGCGACATCGTCAAACATCCGTTCCAGGTTTACTTCCTGGAAAAAGTCCGTTCCAAGCTGGTCTGATTCAATCTGACCTGTTATAGCCAAGACTGGTACCTTGTCAAGCTTTGCATCATACAATCCATTCAACAGATGGATTGCACCTGGCCTGCAATCGCGGTGCAAACGCCTATTTTCCCTGTCAGCTTTGCATATGCTGCCGCAGCCAAAGCTCCGGCTTCTTCATGCCTAACCTGAATGAATTTAATTTTGTCTTGAGCCTTTCTTAAGGGCTCGATAATCGAGTTTATGGAATCACCAGGCATTCCATAAATATGATCTACTCCCCATTCAATTAGTAATTCAATTAACACTTCACCTGCTTTTTTTTTAAACACGTTGCCACACTCCATTTAAAAAAAGATACTTGTAGTGTTTTTCTAATAAACAATATTTACTCAATTATTTCCAACATAAAATGTAAATACTGATAAAAAACTGATGTAGGTGGTTTAAATTGAAGAAAATTGTCTTTATTAGGCACGGACTTAGCCAATACAATGTAGAAAATCGATTCACAGGATGGAAAGATATAGACCTTACAGATCAAGGCTATAATGAGGCAAGAGAAGCTGCTTTAGTATTAAAAAAACATGGTTTTATCTTTGATACTGCCCATACTTCTGTTCTAAAACGAGCGATTAGAACACTGTGGATTATACTTCATGAAATGGATTTGATGTGGATTCCTGTACTTAAATCCTGGCGATTAAATGAGAGGCATTATGGTGCACTGCAAGGATTGAATAAAAACGAGGTAATTTCAAAATATGGTGAAGAACAAGTAAATATATGGAGAAGATCTGCAAGTATCCGGCCTCCTGAAATTTATCAAGAAGATCATATTTTTGATCAATCAGACCCTAAATATAAAGGAATTGGAGCAGAAAATATTCCACTCGCCGAGAGTCTTGAAGACACCGAAAAACGGGCGATCATATATTGGAATGAACAAATTGTCCCTAGCTTAATACTAAATCAGCGTATCATCATCTCTGCACACGGCAATACGTTACGGGCACTTGTTAAATACTTGGACAATATTCCCCCTGATGGTGTGATAAGTTTAAATATCCCTAACAGTATTCCGCTAGTTTATGAAATGGATGAAAACCTAAAACCGCTTCGGCACTACTATCTTTGTCAGGAAGGCGAAAGGAGTGACGATACCATGCCGCTTAATCAGGATTTGAATGATCCAGATTACTGTGATTGGCTAGGATGAAATTTTGATTAACCTCCCCTTGCTGGAAGATGTGGTAAGGGGAAGTTGCCGAAAAACTTCCTAATAAAATTAATCAATTTTTTTTGATAAAACAGATTGACATTAGTAAATTTTGGATTTATAATTACTTCATCAAGTAAATTTGATTTAAAGGCGAAAATAGGAGATTCCTACAATGCTTTAGATTGGTATCAATTACATCAGTTTTTTTTGAACTATATATCAAAATAATTTGATTTAAAGGAGAAGATAGTATGTTATTTCATGAATACGAAATGGTTGCCCAATTACAAAGGCAGGAAGTTGAACGTGTCTCACGAGAAGCTTGGAAATATGTTTATGGTAAGAAAGAAAATCGTCTACCCAACCTTATTAGTAAGCTTAACCTAATGTTAAGGGGTAACACCAATAGTACCTGCTCTTGTGAGTGCTAGCAGTTTTGAAAATTCCCAATAAAGAAATGGAGATGGTCATGATGTTTGGTCTATTTAAAAGCACAAAAAAAGGTTCAAGCTGCTGCAATATTGAAATCAAAGAAGTGAAGGAAGAAGAATGCTGTGCAGCAGAAGAAAAGCAAGCGTGCTGTACAGACACTGAAAAACAGGATTGCTGTTCAACAAAATAAGCAATTTTAACAAAGAGCCTGGCAAAATCCGGCTCTTTGTTTTATTCTCCTGATCAACAATCGCTTTCATTCCCCAAAAGGACTAAGCCATTGTTTTCCCTATCATAATCAAGGATCAATTCCTCAAGGTACGGTTCAATGTTAGGGTCGATTGCTACTTGGATTTCGTTTATTAGTGTCACAATATCATCTTCTTCTGGCTCATCCAGAGCCAGGCTATCTCTGGCTGTCCTCAGCCAAACCCAGCAAAATATACTCTTATGCCACTTATTTTTTGTTCTTTTAAAACCTGAAATAGGAGCTCACGTGCTTCATCTGTGATGTTCATGTTGCCCCCTCCCTTCTATTACAAAATGATGCAATTGACCATTTCCCGCTTTCTAGTGATAAAACATGGAATGACCTTTATGTTCATTTCACTGTAGCGGAAAATTTTTCTCCAATGCTTGGCACCCTTTAAAGAATACGATACAAAGGGAATCTGGTAAATAGGTAGGCATTTTATTATATCGGGAAAAAGGATTATTAGATTCTTTCTTAACGAGGCATAAATAAACTGATATGATATTAATGATTGATGTATAGATATTTGAGGAGTGAAATCATGGGTGTTCAAAAAGAATTAGCACAACATGCTGAAAAACAAAATAGAAGTTATCAAGTATTTTTAGAGTTGGATGAAATACGTGAAAACTATATTGAAGAAGCTGTCGAATTATGCAAACAAGGTCAGCCTTTTACAACAGAAAAAATAAATGAAGTGACCAATAAGATCAACAAAATTAATTTGCGATTTATTCCAACCAGAAAAAATGTAACGGTTGAAATGGTTGAGGAGTACGTAAAATCACAAAAATAAAGCT encodes:
- the gpmA gene encoding 2,3-diphosphoglycerate-dependent phosphoglycerate mutase translates to MKKIVFIRHGLSQYNVENRFTGWKDIDLTDQGYNEAREAALVLKKHGFIFDTAHTSVLKRAIRTLWIILHEMDLMWIPVLKSWRLNERHYGALQGLNKNEVISKYGEEQVNIWRRSASIRPPEIYQEDHIFDQSDPKYKGIGAENIPLAESLEDTEKRAIIYWNEQIVPSLILNQRIIISAHGNTLRALVKYLDNIPPDGVISLNIPNSIPLVYEMDENLKPLRHYYLCQEGERSDDTMPLNQDLNDPDYCDWLG
- a CDS encoding DUF2533 family protein, with the translated sequence MGVQKELAQHAEKQNRSYQVFLELDEIRENYIEEAVELCKQGQPFTTEKINEVTNKINKINLRFIPTRKNVTVEMVEEYVKSQK